One Brassica napus cultivar Da-Ae chromosome A5, Da-Ae, whole genome shotgun sequence DNA window includes the following coding sequences:
- the LOC106450483 gene encoding homeobox-leucine zipper protein ATHB-7, with protein sequence MTEGEEYCLARMSVDPFMAMKKSNYNKNNQRRFSDEQIKSLEMMFESETKLEPRKKVQLARELGLQPRQVAIWFQNKRARWKSKQLETEFNILKQNYNDLASQFESLKKEKQALVSELHRLNEEVQKTHEEKRLCCGDQAAVVALSSTDHESENEENTRREQEEEVRPEMEVCEKGDDGVLCGHHNDDYDDGGYNNDIKREYFGGFGEEADHLMNIVEPADSCLTSSDDWGGFKSNANLLDQSSSNCPWWDFWS encoded by the exons ATGACAGAAGGAGAGGAATATTGTCTAGCGAGGATGTCAGTAGATCCTTTCATGGCCATGAAGAAGAGCAATTACAATAAGAACAATCAGAGAAGGTTTAGTGACGAGCAGATCAAATCACTTGAGATGATGTTCGAGTCTGAGACAAAGCTTGAGCCAAGGAAGAAGGTTCAGTTAGCCAGAGAGCTTGGCTTGCAGCCCAGGCAAGTGGCCATATGGTTTCAGAACAAGAGGGCTCGTTGGAAATCGAAGCAGCTCGAGACAGAGTTCAACATTCTCAAACAAAACTATAACGACTTGGCTTCTCAGTTTGAGTCACTCAAGAAAGAAAAGCAAGCTTTAGTCTCTGAG TTGCATAGACTAAACGAAGAGGTGCAAAAAACGCACGAAGAGAAAAGACTATGTTGTGGTGATCAAGCAGCGGTGGTGGCTCTAAGCAGCACAGATCATGAATCAGAAAACGAAGAGAACACAAGGCGTGAACAGGAGGAGGAGGTTAGGCCAGAGATGGAAGTGTGTGAGAAGGGTGATGATGGGGTTCTGTGTGGTCATCATAatgatgattatgatgatgGTGGGTACAATAACGACATCAAGAGAGAGTATTTTGGTGGGTTTGGGGAAGAAGCAGATCACCTGATGAACATTGTGGAGCCAGCTGATAGTTGCTTAACATCATCTGATGACTGGGGAGGTTTCAAATCAAATGCTAATCTCTTGGACCAATCCAGCAGCAATTGCCCATGGTGGGATTTTTGGTCATGA